Proteins co-encoded in one Desulfobacterales bacterium genomic window:
- a CDS encoding PAS domain S-box protein, whose translation MPPITQQMFRILVADDEEKYLELYQHVLSVDSPFHTDSSVFEIPFADSYKSKFKITTCRQGDTAVDTVKQSIAENRPFSVAFLDVRMPPGPDGIWVAKQIRQIDPLIEIAIVTGYSDYTPEDIVSRIPPVHKLIYIQKPFRLKEIYHFANVLSAKRFQEHNILNINKSLEQKVAERTRELNEKNELLTVEINQRIRAEEALRKSEQSYRLLVEKQMDLIVKFDKKGKLLFAGTSYCIAMGKTQAQLLGKNFLSLVHKDEYARIAEAIDKTFEPPFSSYVEEKAQTRHGWRWYAWVFTGVPDKSGDINATLAVGRDITERKQTELDLKESRKKLQVLYSHLITAQEEERKRIASDLHDDLGQALAVLKLRIQSIQKKLSKDQVHLNKECDETLQHVNGVIAQIRRISHDLSPAALQDLGLAEALKSLADEFSKHARIKLIMDIANIDNLLPLTSEVIIYRVFQEILTNIQKHSNTAYVKIKVKRAQNQISFLIKDGGKGFDKNKLESKPAYEKGLGFSSMDERIKMLGGQLTVKSQIDKGTSLLFTIPFQYHCIS comes from the coding sequence ATGCCACCGATAACTCAGCAGATGTTTCGTATCCTTGTCGCCGATGATGAAGAAAAATATCTCGAGCTATATCAGCATGTCCTTTCAGTGGATAGTCCTTTTCACACCGACTCGAGCGTCTTTGAAATTCCCTTTGCCGACAGCTACAAATCAAAATTTAAAATCACCACTTGCCGTCAAGGAGATACGGCGGTCGATACCGTGAAACAGTCCATTGCGGAAAACCGACCTTTTTCCGTCGCCTTTCTGGATGTCCGCATGCCCCCCGGGCCTGACGGCATATGGGTGGCGAAACAAATTCGTCAGATTGACCCGCTAATTGAAATTGCGATTGTGACGGGCTACTCGGATTACACGCCCGAGGACATCGTCAGCAGAATTCCACCGGTTCATAAGTTGATTTATATTCAAAAGCCCTTTCGGTTAAAAGAAATCTATCATTTTGCCAACGTGTTGAGTGCCAAACGCTTCCAGGAGCACAATATTCTGAACATCAATAAGAGCCTGGAGCAAAAGGTCGCGGAACGGACGAGGGAATTAAACGAAAAAAACGAACTGCTGACGGTTGAAATCAACCAGCGGATTCGTGCCGAAGAAGCGCTTCGCAAAAGCGAGCAAAGTTACCGCCTGCTGGTCGAAAAGCAAATGGATCTGATTGTCAAGTTCGATAAAAAGGGAAAGCTACTGTTTGCCGGCACCTCGTATTGTATCGCCATGGGAAAAACGCAAGCGCAATTGCTCGGAAAAAACTTCCTCTCACTTGTCCATAAAGATGAATACGCCCGTATCGCAGAGGCGATTGACAAAACCTTTGAGCCGCCGTTTTCATCCTATGTCGAGGAAAAAGCCCAAACGCGCCATGGGTGGCGTTGGTATGCATGGGTATTTACCGGCGTGCCGGATAAATCCGGAGACATCAATGCGACGTTGGCCGTGGGCCGAGATATCACCGAACGCAAACAAACCGAACTGGATTTAAAAGAATCCCGAAAAAAACTTCAGGTTCTCTATTCCCACCTCATAACCGCCCAGGAGGAAGAGCGCAAACGCATTGCTTCTGATCTTCACGATGATCTCGGGCAGGCCCTGGCGGTGCTGAAACTCCGCATTCAATCCATTCAAAAGAAGCTATCCAAAGACCAAGTCCACCTGAACAAAGAATGTGACGAAACCCTTCAACATGTCAACGGGGTTATTGCACAAATTCGACGGATATCCCATGACTTATCTCCCGCGGCGTTGCAGGACTTGGGGCTTGCAGAAGCGCTTAAATCCCTGGCGGATGAGTTTTCCAAGCACGCCCGGATAAAACTGATCATGGACATCGCCAACATCGACAACCTGTTGCCCCTTACCTCCGAAGTCATTATCTATAGAGTGTTTCAAGAAATTCTCACCAATATTCAAAAGCACTCGAATACCGCCTATGTAAAAATAAAGGTTAAAAGAGCACAGAACCAAATCAGTTTTTTGATTAAAGACGGCGGGAAAGGATTTGATAAAAACAAGCTGGAATCAAAGCCCGCCTATGAAAAAGGACTGGGTTTTTCCTCCATGGATGAGCGAATAAAAATGCTCGGCGGGCAACTGACCGTCAAAAGTCAAATCGACAAGGGAACGAGCCTATTGTTTACCATCCCCTTTCAATATCATTGCATCTCATAA
- a CDS encoding PocR ligand-binding domain-containing protein produces the protein MPISENRPVDLELSEIIDTPALQRLMDYFYMLSRIPMSLIDIKGRVLVGVGWQDICTKFHRVHPDTCRNCIESDTYLSAGLAQGEGHLYKCKNNLWDMATPIIVDGEHIGNVFSGQFFFENETVDYEIFRAQAQKYGFDEKEYLAALNRVPRISREKITIGMEFLINLAYMLSRLGYNNEALRKGEQRLRRAQEIAHLGSWELDPIKNELTWSDEVYRIFGLESQQFKATYEAFLSYVHPDDRAAVNAAYLNSIRDGKDLYEIEHRITRKQTGEIRYVQEKCQHVRDHNGQIIRSLGMVLDITERKQAEEALRQLNVTLEQRVAERTELAETRAKQLQALAVELIEAEEQERRRIALILHDDIQQILAAAKLQLQWTYESLPPKSLLEKVEQMIAESIQKSRRLSHELSPPVLYHSDLSAALKWLARHMHQEFGLEVLLQTDSETQVEYEPLKKFLFRSVQEMLFNVVKHSGVKSACIRLSVTDKEIGITVSDEGRGFDTAILQSTTVKFGLGLVSLRERTHAFGGSFTIESAPGQGSRFSISIPFDFAKTYESIETTKYKHIKHLTSHMPIVNAPITRVLVVDDHQVMRKGLIKLISGQPEIQVTGEAANGREAIERVRQLKPDVIMMDVLMPVMDGIEATRRIKIEMPEMRVIGLSMYEDEHVEKMMRAAGAEAFVSKTASLSDLFKVIYGIARD, from the coding sequence ATGCCCATATCAGAGAATAGACCGGTCGATCTTGAACTTTCCGAAATCATCGATACACCGGCACTTCAACGGCTGATGGATTATTTTTATATGCTTTCCCGCATACCGATGAGCCTTATAGACATTAAAGGGCGAGTGCTGGTGGGCGTCGGTTGGCAGGATATATGCACGAAATTCCACCGTGTTCATCCGGATACCTGTCGCAATTGCATTGAAAGCGACACCTATCTCTCAGCAGGGTTGGCCCAGGGCGAAGGGCACCTATACAAATGCAAAAACAACCTTTGGGACATGGCAACTCCCATCATCGTGGATGGCGAACATATAGGCAATGTCTTTTCCGGTCAGTTTTTTTTCGAAAACGAGACGGTGGATTACGAGATTTTCAGAGCCCAAGCCCAAAAATACGGCTTTGATGAAAAAGAATACCTGGCCGCACTGAACCGTGTCCCCAGGATAAGCCGCGAAAAAATCACCATCGGGATGGAATTCCTCATCAACCTGGCTTACATGCTGTCCCGGCTTGGATACAATAACGAAGCGTTGCGGAAAGGTGAGCAACGGCTCAGACGCGCCCAGGAAATCGCTCATCTGGGCAGTTGGGAACTTGACCCGATCAAGAACGAGTTAACCTGGTCCGACGAAGTGTACCGCATCTTCGGTCTTGAGTCCCAGCAGTTCAAAGCCACCTACGAGGCTTTTCTTTCATATGTCCACCCGGACGACCGGGCTGCGGTGAATGCGGCGTATTTGAACTCCATTCGTGACGGAAAAGACCTATATGAAATCGAACACCGCATAACCCGTAAGCAAACCGGGGAAATTCGCTATGTCCAAGAAAAATGCCAGCATGTCAGGGATCATAATGGTCAGATAATCCGCTCTCTCGGAATGGTGCTGGATATCACAGAGCGTAAGCAGGCAGAAGAGGCCTTGCGGCAGTTGAATGTAACTTTGGAACAACGAGTTGCCGAACGCACCGAACTGGCGGAAACTCGGGCAAAACAGCTTCAGGCCTTGGCAGTAGAATTGATCGAGGCCGAGGAACAGGAAAGAAGGCGTATTGCACTGATATTGCATGATGATATCCAACAAATACTTGCCGCCGCCAAGCTACAGCTACAGTGGACTTATGAGAGCCTGCCACCCAAATCCCTGCTGGAGAAAGTTGAACAAATGATAGCGGAGTCCATTCAGAAATCTCGCCGTCTGTCGCACGAATTAAGCCCCCCGGTGCTATATCATTCTGATTTGTCTGCAGCCCTAAAGTGGTTGGCCCGGCATATGCATCAGGAATTCGGACTGGAAGTGTTGCTGCAAACGGATTCTGAAACGCAGGTTGAATATGAACCCTTGAAGAAATTTTTATTTCGGTCCGTGCAAGAGATGTTATTCAACGTTGTCAAGCATTCCGGTGTAAAAAGCGCCTGTATCAGACTGTCAGTCACTGACAAGGAGATCGGCATCACGGTCAGTGATGAAGGCCGGGGATTTGACACCGCAATCCTGCAATCCACAACGGTAAAATTCGGGCTCGGTCTGGTGAGTCTACGGGAGCGTACCCACGCATTCGGCGGCAGCTTCACGATTGAAAGCGCACCGGGCCAGGGCAGCCGCTTCTCAATATCCATCCCTTTTGACTTTGCAAAAACATATGAGTCGATAGAAACAACAAAATATAAACATATTAAACACTTGACCAGCCATATGCCGATAGTCAATGCACCCATCACCCGGGTATTGGTCGTTGACGATCATCAGGTTATGCGCAAGGGATTGATTAAATTAATATCCGGACAACCGGAGATCCAGGTGACAGGTGAAGCGGCAAACGGGCGGGAAGCCATTGAGCGCGTCCGGCAACTGAAACCGGATGTGATCATGATGGACGTTTTAATGCCGGTGATGGATGGCATCGAAGCCACCCGTCGAATTAAGATTGAGATGCCCGAGATGCGAGTGATCGGACTTTCGATGTACGAGGATGAACATGTAGAAAAGATGATGCGAGCGGCCGGAGCGGAGGCTTTTGTGAGCAAAACCGCTTCGCTGTCCGACCTGTTTAAGGTAATCTATGGGATTGCCCGTGATTAA
- a CDS encoding cyclic nucleotide-binding domain-containing protein: MLNATLLSSFPIFSDFPPDRLAEVATEGKIMQMNPSDVIFRMNETADSLYGVIEGDVALTLTFKEKKFSNRIEYEKAIVTKTQELEREIEVDSIGPGEVFGWSAFIRNGKWTTSARCTQGGRIFQLPVNSLNAWFENDALSGYRLIGRLYEIVSKRLSTRTARLIEAWGEAFEVSSI; encoded by the coding sequence ATGCTGAATGCGACCCTGTTATCAAGTTTTCCCATTTTTTCAGATTTCCCTCCTGATCGGCTGGCTGAGGTTGCCACCGAAGGAAAAATCATGCAAATGAACCCTTCAGATGTCATTTTCAGGATGAATGAAACTGCCGACAGTCTTTATGGTGTGATTGAAGGCGATGTCGCACTAACGCTGACTTTTAAAGAAAAAAAATTTTCGAACCGCATTGAGTATGAAAAAGCGATCGTGACCAAAACCCAAGAGCTGGAAAGAGAGATTGAGGTGGACTCCATCGGTCCGGGTGAAGTTTTCGGGTGGTCCGCATTCATACGAAACGGCAAGTGGACGACCTCAGCGCGTTGCACGCAGGGAGGGCGGATTTTTCAACTCCCCGTAAATTCGCTCAACGCCTGGTTTGAAAACGATGCGCTATCGGGCTATCGATTAATAGGGCGATTGTATGAAATTGTTTCAAAAAGGCTAAGCACGCGGACCGCCAGGCTGATTGAGGCCTGGGGCGAAGCGTTTGAAGTCTCGAGTATTTAG
- a CDS encoding MFS transporter, which produces MSPSPIDTTNMPLSPDANYIKKLIIFSMIGFLCYIAVNMRLPLVPVHAASMGISTAQIGFINAVYYLIACVMSLPLAFFSDSFGKKAMACTGLIVLSISAFSLCIAHNVIQFAAIYAGLGLGLAAYLPTMMALVADISPLSHLGRSYGWFTTAQNVGAGLGPAIGALLVRRIGFSCTFMVMGIAIFFSCLWSFLSIPNSPPPLSRVSSSGLSGLSELYRNRRLMIGFLATVINCFGLGMFTTFFPLFAQNRHLQIEQIGWVFLAQGVINAVSRIPLGRISDSVSDRISLVAWGSFIIALSMAGFGLSTQFVPFLLSALVLGVGVACAFTAIGALIAESAPTGHRSLAMGCYNTCIFLSLMISSACMGGVVEWIGFDIGFLLTSAGMLLTIFFIRSPAIGKP; this is translated from the coding sequence ATGAGCCCAAGCCCGATCGACACGACGAACATGCCGCTTTCCCCCGACGCCAACTATATCAAAAAACTGATTATTTTCAGCATGATCGGTTTTTTGTGCTATATCGCCGTAAACATGCGCCTGCCGCTGGTTCCTGTGCATGCGGCCTCAATGGGAATCTCCACGGCCCAGATAGGGTTTATCAATGCCGTCTACTACCTGATTGCCTGTGTGATGTCCTTGCCGCTTGCATTTTTTTCCGATTCCTTCGGGAAAAAGGCCATGGCTTGCACCGGCCTTATCGTGCTTTCCATCAGCGCCTTTTCGCTTTGCATCGCCCATAATGTCATACAATTTGCAGCAATTTATGCTGGTCTGGGGTTAGGCCTGGCTGCGTATCTCCCCACCATGATGGCCCTTGTGGCGGATATTTCCCCTCTCTCTCACCTGGGTCGATCTTATGGCTGGTTCACCACTGCTCAAAATGTAGGGGCGGGACTGGGGCCTGCCATCGGCGCCCTGCTCGTCCGGCGCATCGGGTTCAGCTGCACCTTTATGGTCATGGGAATTGCAATTTTTTTCAGTTGCTTGTGGTCTTTTTTATCAATTCCAAATAGCCCGCCACCCCTCAGCCGGGTCTCTTCCAGTGGACTTTCCGGTCTTAGCGAACTGTATCGCAATCGCAGGTTGATGATCGGGTTTCTGGCGACCGTTATCAACTGCTTTGGGTTGGGAATGTTTACAACTTTTTTCCCCCTGTTCGCCCAAAACAGGCATCTTCAGATTGAACAAATTGGCTGGGTATTTCTCGCACAAGGCGTGATCAACGCGGTGTCCCGCATTCCGCTGGGAAGGATCTCGGATAGTGTTTCAGATCGAATCAGTCTGGTCGCATGGGGGAGCTTTATTATTGCACTGTCCATGGCGGGATTCGGGCTTAGCACGCAATTTGTCCCCTTTTTGCTTTCCGCTCTTGTACTCGGAGTCGGGGTGGCCTGCGCGTTTACGGCCATCGGCGCGTTGATCGCCGAGTCGGCGCCAACCGGTCACCGCAGCCTGGCCATGGGCTGCTATAACACCTGCATTTTTTTAAGTCTCATGATAAGTTCGGCCTGTATGGGCGGCGTGGTTGAATGGATCGGATTTGATATCGGCTTTTTGCTGACATCGGCCGGCATGTTGTTGACGATCTTTTTTATTCGATCGCCGGCTATCGGAAAACCATAA
- a CDS encoding response regulator has protein sequence MKEKILLVDDEKDFLDIMSERMSARDMEVTTASSALDAIKLIENQSYDAVVLDLMMPEMDGLQALKAIKEKRPELQIILLTGHATVEKGIEAMKLGAMDLVQKPADLKVLTEKIKKAQAQRMIIVEKKAEEKIQQIITSKGW, from the coding sequence ATGAAAGAAAAAATTCTTCTGGTGGATGATGAAAAGGATTTTTTGGACATTATGAGTGAACGGATGAGCGCCAGAGACATGGAGGTTACAACCGCCTCATCTGCGCTGGATGCCATTAAGCTGATTGAAAACCAATCTTATGACGCCGTCGTGCTGGACTTGATGATGCCGGAGATGGACGGCTTACAGGCGCTGAAAGCCATTAAGGAAAAAAGGCCGGAACTTCAGATTATTTTGCTGACCGGGCACGCCACGGTGGAAAAAGGCATCGAAGCCATGAAACTCGGCGCCATGGACTTGGTACAGAAACCGGCCGACTTGAAGGTGTTGACCGAAAAAATCAAGAAAGCACAGGCGCAGCGGATGATTATCGTTGAAAAGAAGGCCGAGGAAAAAATTCAGCAGATTATCACCTCGAAAGGCTGGTAA
- a CDS encoding histidine kinase dimerization/phospho-acceptor domain-containing protein: MNNSLNIAGDAGLRFFGRISASISHELRNALSIINESAGLLEDLTFMAQKGTPIDSTRLQTTAKRIQQQVGRADEIIKNMNNFSHSIDRPLSTVDVYELLAHLTVLTRRLTDMKGVQVLCESATAPIMVTTAPFFLQTLLWHLIDFAVSVLGDSKAVMLSVTKDQQNVTIYLKQLNALIPEQVKGFPGDAETALTGKLGAEVTMAPGCIRLKLPQGSAY; the protein is encoded by the coding sequence ATGAATAATTCTTTGAATATTGCAGGAGATGCGGGGTTGAGATTTTTTGGAAGGATTTCAGCTTCTATTTCTCATGAACTTAGAAACGCCCTTTCCATCATCAATGAAAGCGCCGGGTTATTAGAGGATTTGACCTTCATGGCGCAAAAAGGCACCCCTATCGATTCGACCCGGCTTCAGACGACCGCTAAAAGGATTCAACAGCAGGTGGGACGGGCGGATGAAATCATTAAAAATATGAATAACTTCAGTCACAGTATCGATCGTCCCTTAAGCACGGTGGATGTTTATGAGCTTTTGGCGCATTTGACGGTACTGACTCGGCGGCTCACGGACATGAAAGGCGTTCAGGTGCTCTGCGAATCCGCAACCGCTCCGATCATGGTGACGACCGCTCCCTTTTTTTTACAGACATTGCTGTGGCATCTGATAGATTTTGCCGTCAGTGTTCTGGGTGACAGCAAGGCCGTGATGCTTTCCGTGACAAAGGATCAACAGAATGTTACGATATACCTTAAGCAGTTGAATGCGTTGATTCCGGAGCAAGTCAAAGGCTTTCCCGGTGATGCGGAAACTGCTCTGACTGGCAAACTGGGCGCTGAGGTAACCATGGCCCCGGGGTGTATTCGGCTTAAATTGCCGCAGGGTTCTGCCTACTGA
- a CDS encoding response regulator, whose protein sequence is MRPIRVLLVDDEMELVSTLAERLSLRGMEAQWMTSAVDTMNRMDICSFDIAVLDVKLPKMSGIELKKKLQEKCPEMKFIFLTGHGSGADFAAGAAAAGDMFYLVKPVRIDTLIEKINQALHLRGALE, encoded by the coding sequence ATGCGACCCATACGAGTACTCTTGGTGGATGATGAGATGGAATTGGTTTCCACGCTGGCTGAGCGGCTGAGCCTTAGGGGGATGGAAGCGCAGTGGATGACCAGTGCGGTTGATACCATGAACCGGATGGACATCTGTAGTTTTGATATCGCTGTTCTGGATGTGAAACTCCCCAAGATGAGCGGGATCGAACTAAAGAAGAAGCTTCAGGAAAAGTGCCCCGAGATGAAATTCATTTTTTTAACCGGTCATGGATCGGGTGCGGATTTCGCGGCGGGTGCGGCGGCCGCCGGCGATATGTTTTACCTGGTAAAACCGGTTCGCATCGACACCCTTATTGAAAAAATAAATCAGGCGCTTCATTTGCGAGGAGCATTGGAATGA
- a CDS encoding ATP-binding protein — protein sequence MELIVALIDKMKPKFWDYLDSGTQASRHLFNFRRLWFQAILWVCPVAMLPLIILALVDYKVTQQSIESEILLRTTRLVSNTRRTISFFLIERKAAIDFILRDNAFAALNSPDRLFVILEDLKTSFGGFVDLGVIDAAGRQQTYVGPYNLVGKDYSGQEWFQEVRDRGVYISDVFKGYRNEPHMVIAVKSSLGQGDFFVLRATLDIERFNHLLSELELTGEGDAFIINYEGVLQTPSRFSGGVLDKFQLPVPEYNEKSTVREGVGANGDPLIFGYAYIEETPFILMIIKKKDDLMAPWYVTRRELIGFLGISLTLIVIVILSVATYLVNRIFMADQRRVMALHHVEYANKMASVGRLAAGVAHEINNPLAIINEKAGLIKDLLLPNTDLPVQPKLIGLINSVISSVDRCAAITHRLLNFARHVDVTVQPVRLEALIREVLGFLGKEAEYRSIEINISASEKVPEIISDRGKLQQIFLNLFNNAFAAMSDGGRLDIGISSLENRVLIEVADNGCGISASDLKRIFEPFFSTKTRQGGTGLGLSITYGLVHELGGGISVTSREGVGTKFIIALPIKLEEKGNATHTSTLGG from the coding sequence ATGGAACTCATTGTGGCATTAATCGACAAGATGAAACCGAAATTCTGGGATTACCTGGATTCGGGAACGCAAGCGAGCCGTCATCTGTTTAATTTCAGACGGTTGTGGTTTCAGGCGATTCTCTGGGTCTGCCCGGTCGCCATGTTACCGCTCATCATTCTTGCGCTGGTCGACTACAAGGTTACGCAGCAATCCATTGAATCCGAGATACTGCTGCGCACAACACGCCTGGTGTCCAATACTCGCCGGACCATCTCGTTTTTTCTGATCGAGAGAAAAGCGGCCATAGATTTCATTCTGAGGGATAACGCCTTTGCGGCTCTCAACTCTCCGGACCGGTTGTTTGTCATACTGGAAGATTTGAAAACCAGTTTTGGCGGGTTTGTCGATCTGGGGGTGATCGATGCTGCCGGTAGGCAACAAACCTATGTAGGGCCCTATAACCTGGTCGGCAAGGATTATAGCGGACAAGAATGGTTTCAGGAGGTTCGGGACCGCGGGGTTTACATCAGCGATGTATTTAAGGGGTATCGCAACGAGCCTCACATGGTGATAGCGGTCAAATCGTCTTTGGGGCAAGGGGACTTCTTCGTATTGCGGGCAACGTTGGATATTGAACGTTTTAATCACTTGTTGAGCGAGTTGGAGTTGACCGGAGAAGGTGACGCCTTTATCATCAACTATGAGGGGGTGCTTCAGACGCCGTCACGGTTTAGTGGGGGCGTTCTGGATAAGTTTCAATTACCGGTGCCCGAATACAATGAAAAATCGACCGTGCGGGAAGGTGTCGGCGCCAATGGTGATCCGTTGATTTTCGGCTATGCGTATATTGAAGAAACGCCGTTTATTTTGATGATCATCAAAAAGAAAGACGATTTGATGGCGCCGTGGTATGTGACCCGCAGGGAATTGATCGGATTTTTGGGCATCAGCCTCACCTTGATCGTGATAGTGATTTTGAGTGTCGCGACCTATCTCGTCAACCGTATTTTCATGGCGGATCAAAGGCGGGTCATGGCGCTGCACCATGTGGAATATGCCAACAAGATGGCCTCGGTCGGCCGTTTGGCTGCGGGCGTGGCCCATGAAATCAATAATCCACTGGCTATTATTAACGAAAAAGCAGGATTGATCAAGGACTTACTTCTACCCAACACGGATTTGCCGGTTCAGCCCAAATTGATCGGGCTGATCAATTCTGTGATTTCTTCGGTGGATCGGTGCGCCGCCATTACGCACCGGTTACTGAATTTTGCCCGGCATGTGGACGTTACCGTTCAACCGGTTCGTCTGGAAGCATTGATCAGGGAAGTGCTGGGCTTTTTGGGAAAGGAAGCCGAATATCGATCCATCGAAATAAATATCTCCGCTTCGGAAAAAGTGCCTGAAATCATTAGCGACCGGGGCAAGCTTCAACAGATTTTCCTTAATTTATTCAACAATGCCTTTGCCGCCATGAGTGACGGCGGCCGGCTGGACATCGGTATCAGCAGTTTAGAGAATCGCGTGCTCATAGAGGTCGCAGATAATGGCTGCGGCATTTCGGCATCGGATTTGAAACGAATTTTTGAGCCCTTTTTTTCAACCAAAACCAGACAGGGTGGCACCGGTTTGGGCCTAAGCATTACTTACGGGCTGGTGCATGAGCTCGGCGGCGGCATTTCGGTGACAAGCCGGGAAGGGGTGGGAACGAAATTTATCATTGCACTGCCCATTAAGTTAGAGGAGAAAGGGAATGCGACCCATACGAGTACTCTTGGTGGATGA
- a CDS encoding response regulator, with protein sequence MSNITIFNGIFCNEAAVIEQLALATNYKIYTDQDLVTRAKGIAGLSEAKLFRAFSTQASIFNNFTHEKERAIAGLKLAMAELISEDNLLLHGFCAQLIPRTVSHVLRICLIADVAYREAQGLASRQSSSQEVLKLIHRQDEECAAWVRTLYEQDDPWKADLYDIVIPMNRTSIAAAVKLITDNLAKEVLKTDAQSRKAVADFLLAARTEVALGKEGHSVEVTAESGVVTLTINKHVLLLSRLEEELKEIAGKVDGVTSVVTKVGKGYHQADIYRKFDFEAPSRVLLVDDEREFVQTLSERLIMRDVSSAVAYDGESALCMIDEDEPDVMILDLKMPGIDGIEVLKRVKSTRPGLEVIILTGHGSEVDRETCMKLGAFAYLQKPVDIDLLSKTLKEANEKIRKCR encoded by the coding sequence ATGTCGAATATTACAATTTTCAACGGAATATTTTGCAATGAAGCAGCGGTTATTGAACAACTCGCGCTTGCGACCAACTATAAGATATATACGGATCAGGATCTGGTTACCCGGGCCAAAGGCATTGCGGGCCTATCCGAAGCCAAACTCTTTCGGGCGTTTTCGACTCAAGCGTCCATATTTAATAATTTCACGCATGAAAAAGAACGCGCGATTGCCGGTTTAAAACTGGCGATGGCGGAGCTGATTTCAGAAGATAATCTGCTCCTTCACGGTTTTTGCGCCCAGTTGATTCCCCGCACCGTCAGCCATGTGCTGAGGATTTGTTTAATCGCGGATGTGGCGTACCGGGAAGCGCAGGGGCTTGCAAGCCGGCAAAGTTCCTCGCAGGAAGTGCTTAAGCTGATTCATCGGCAAGATGAGGAATGTGCCGCCTGGGTTCGTACCCTTTACGAACAAGATGACCCGTGGAAGGCGGATTTATATGATATTGTCATTCCCATGAACCGCACGAGCATAGCGGCGGCCGTCAAGTTGATCACGGACAACCTCGCCAAGGAAGTACTCAAAACCGATGCGCAATCCCGAAAAGCAGTGGCTGATTTTCTCCTGGCCGCAAGAACGGAAGTGGCCCTTGGAAAAGAGGGGCATAGTGTTGAAGTGACCGCAGAGAGCGGTGTGGTGACGCTTACGATCAACAAGCATGTGCTGCTGCTCAGCCGGCTGGAAGAGGAACTCAAGGAGATTGCCGGTAAGGTCGATGGGGTGACCTCGGTGGTCACGAAAGTGGGTAAAGGGTACCATCAGGCGGATATCTATCGAAAATTTGATTTTGAGGCCCCGTCCAGAGTCCTGCTGGTGGATGATGAGCGGGAATTCGTTCAAACGCTTTCCGAGCGCTTGATTATGCGCGATGTCAGTTCCGCCGTGGCGTATGATGGAGAGTCCGCGCTTTGCATGATCGATGAGGATGAACCTGATGTCATGATTCTTGATTTGAAAATGCCGGGTATCGACGGGATTGAGGTGTTAAAGCGGGTAAAAAGCACCCGGCCCGGGTTGGAGGTCATCATTCTTACCGGCCATGGCTCGGAAGTAGACCGGGAAACATGCATGAAGCTCGGGGCCTTTGCCTATCTGCAAAAACCCGTTGATATCGATTTATTGAGCAAAACCCTGAAAGAGGCCAACGAGAAAATCAGAAAGTGCCGGTAG